A single region of the Stenotrophomonas sp. Marseille-Q4652 genome encodes:
- the nuoN gene encoding NADH-quinone oxidoreductase subunit NuoN — MTTPVPLTAADLMPLLPELVLVGSTFALLILDLFISQRNKVWTHFLSVAILVVVFAMLLSGAGGQGEVFHGMFVRDAAADVMKTVVVLVSGLTLLFGFNYLRERDLYQGEIPVLLLFATAGMMILVSAGSLLMVYLGLELLALCSYALVASNRESPLATEAGMKYIVLGSLASGLLLYGMSLVYGATGTLDLGNIHAAGADSEETLLLLTGVVFMIAGVAFKLGAAPFHMWLPDVYQGAPAPIALFISSAPKLAAFGMAYRLLEVGAGPMSEQWQQVIGGLAALSLVVGNLMAIAQTNLKRMLAYSTVSHIGFLLLGIAGGGERGFSAALFYAVSYAIMSTASFGAIIALSRRGFEAENINDFKGLNARNPWMAGLVLCIMASLAGVPPFLGFWTKLMVLGAAVDGGMLWLAILGVICAVIGCFYYLRVIKVMYFDEPTGEAISTGNNRLVGVVLGVNSLALLVLPLGMNPILQWCKNAFAHLS, encoded by the coding sequence ATGACCACGCCCGTGCCGTTGACCGCCGCCGACCTCATGCCGCTGCTGCCAGAACTGGTGCTGGTCGGCAGCACCTTCGCGCTGCTGATCCTTGACCTGTTCATCAGCCAGCGCAACAAGGTCTGGACCCACTTCCTGTCGGTCGCCATCCTCGTGGTGGTGTTCGCGATGCTGCTCTCCGGTGCGGGCGGGCAGGGTGAGGTATTCCACGGCATGTTCGTGCGCGATGCCGCTGCCGACGTGATGAAGACCGTGGTGGTGCTGGTCAGCGGCCTGACCCTGCTGTTCGGCTTCAACTACCTGCGCGAGCGTGACCTGTACCAGGGCGAGATCCCGGTGCTGCTGCTGTTCGCCACCGCCGGCATGATGATCCTGGTCTCGGCCGGCAGCCTGCTGATGGTCTACCTGGGCCTGGAATTGCTGGCGCTGTGCTCCTACGCGCTGGTGGCCAGCAATCGCGAAAGCCCGCTGGCGACCGAAGCCGGCATGAAGTACATCGTGCTCGGCTCGCTGGCCTCGGGCCTGCTGCTGTACGGCATGTCGCTGGTCTACGGCGCGACGGGCACCCTGGACCTGGGCAACATCCACGCAGCCGGGGCCGACTCCGAAGAAACCCTGCTGCTGCTGACCGGCGTGGTGTTCATGATCGCCGGCGTGGCCTTCAAGCTCGGTGCCGCCCCGTTCCACATGTGGCTGCCGGACGTCTACCAGGGTGCCCCGGCCCCGATCGCGCTGTTCATCAGCTCGGCACCGAAGCTGGCTGCCTTCGGCATGGCCTACCGCCTGCTGGAAGTCGGCGCGGGCCCGATGTCCGAGCAGTGGCAGCAGGTGATCGGCGGGCTGGCCGCGCTGTCGCTGGTGGTCGGCAACCTGATGGCCATCGCGCAGACCAACCTGAAGCGCATGCTGGCCTATTCGACCGTGTCGCACATCGGCTTCCTGCTGCTGGGCATTGCCGGTGGTGGCGAGCGTGGCTTCAGCGCCGCTCTGTTCTACGCGGTGAGCTACGCGATCATGTCCACCGCTTCGTTCGGCGCCATCATCGCGCTGTCGCGCCGTGGCTTCGAGGCAGAGAACATCAACGACTTCAAGGGGCTGAACGCGCGTAACCCGTGGATGGCCGGCCTGGTGCTGTGCATCATGGCTTCGCTGGCCGGCGTGCCGCCGTTCCTGGGCTTCTGGACCAAGCTGATGGTGCTGGGCGCGGCCGTTGATGGCGGCATGCTGTGGCTGGCGATCCTGGGCGTGATCTGCGCGGTGATCGGCTGCTTCTACTACCTGCGCGTGATCAAGGTGATGTACTTCGACGAGCCGACCGGCGAGGCGATCTCCACCGGCAACAACCGCCTCGTGGGCGTCGTGCTGGGTGTGAACTCGCTGGCGCTGCTGGTGCTGCCGCTGGGCATGAACCCGATCCTGCAGTGGTGCAAGAACGCGTTCGCGCATTTGTCCTGA
- a CDS encoding NADH-quinone oxidoreductase subunit J, with product MDWVNISFWIFSIVAGISAAAVISVRNPVYAVLCLILTFFSVACVWLLVGAEFLAVALVLVYVGAVMVLFLFVVMMLDIDTSNLREGWVRYLPIGLIVAVAMLVQMLMLIGVKGRAVNPFPADNAAALAADTSNITWLARSLFTEFLLPFEFAAVILTVAVVAAVMLTLRHRTGIKTQNPGEQTMVKAGDRLRIVKMKAEKPVVHVAGNSQSQDAEESKP from the coding sequence ATGGATTGGGTAAATATCAGTTTCTGGATCTTCTCGATCGTGGCCGGCATTTCCGCTGCGGCCGTGATCAGCGTGCGCAACCCGGTGTATGCCGTGCTGTGCCTGATCCTGACGTTCTTCTCCGTGGCCTGCGTGTGGCTGCTGGTCGGCGCCGAGTTCCTGGCCGTCGCCCTGGTGCTGGTCTACGTCGGCGCGGTCATGGTGCTGTTCCTGTTCGTGGTGATGATGCTCGACATCGACACCAGCAACCTGCGCGAAGGCTGGGTGCGTTACCTGCCGATCGGCCTGATCGTGGCTGTGGCCATGCTGGTGCAGATGCTGATGCTGATCGGCGTCAAGGGCAGGGCGGTCAACCCGTTCCCGGCCGACAACGCCGCCGCGCTGGCCGCCGATACCTCCAACATCACCTGGCTGGCCCGCAGCCTGTTCACCGAGTTCCTGCTGCCGTTCGAGTTCGCGGCCGTCATCCTGACCGTGGCCGTGGTGGCCGCCGTCATGCTGACCCTGCGCCACCGCACCGGCATCAAGACGCAGAACCCGGGCGAGCAGACCATGGTCAAGGCCGGTGACCGCCTGCGCATCGTCAAGATGAAGGCCGAAAAGCCCGTCGTGCACGTTGCCGGCAATTCGCAATCGCAGGACGCCGAGGAGTCTAAGCCATGA
- the nuoL gene encoding NADH-quinone oxidoreductase subunit L yields the protein MEITLSKSLLIAVVLAPLFGSIIAGLFGRQVGRFGAQAVTILGVAISCALSSFVLYQLVSQGASPFNENVYTFFEVGQYSAHVGFMVDKLTAMMMVVVTFVSLLVHIYTIGYMEGDPGYQRFFSYISLFTFSMLTLVMSNNFLQLFFGWEAVGLVSYLLIGFWFKRPTAIFANMKAFVVNRIGDFGFLLGIAGVLWAFGTLDYATVFANASAVLGNDITGYPAVQIIAGQEWNVATMICICLFIGAMGKSAQVPLHVWLPDSMEGPTPISALIHAATMVTAGIFMVTRMSPLFELSQTALDFILFIGATTAFFTGLIGIVQSDIKRVVAYSTLSQLGYMTVALGVSAYSAAVFHLMTHAFFKALLFLGAGSVIIGMHHEQNMLKMGGLRKYMPLTFIGMWIGTLALVGTPFFSGFYSKDTIIEAAELHAHATDSWVATYGYWAVLGGVIVTSFYSFRLLFLTFYGPERFRDNHHDDHGHDAHHDDHGHHGAHEPHESPWVVTLPLMLLAIPSIFIGFFTIGPMLFGTDWTGHGPADGIPGQAMSFFTGIVDFYDPARNTIAELGKEGWHGAVKFALHGMTVAPFFLTVAGFVLAWVFYIWRPDLAGRSRRMFAPLVSVLENKYGFDKLWINGFAGGSVQIGKVSRWIDSNIVDGLFVNGSARVVDLSARLLRRTQSGFLYHYAFVMIIGLIALLGVLMHNWR from the coding sequence ATGGAAATCACTCTCTCCAAGAGTCTGTTGATCGCAGTGGTGCTCGCACCGCTGTTCGGCAGCATCATCGCCGGCCTGTTCGGGCGCCAGGTGGGACGTTTCGGCGCACAGGCCGTGACCATCCTCGGCGTGGCAATCTCCTGCGCGCTGTCCAGCTTCGTGCTGTACCAGCTGGTCTCGCAGGGAGCCAGCCCGTTCAACGAGAACGTCTACACCTTCTTCGAGGTCGGCCAGTACTCGGCCCACGTCGGCTTCATGGTCGACAAGCTGACCGCGATGATGATGGTCGTGGTGACCTTCGTGTCGCTGCTGGTGCACATCTACACCATCGGCTACATGGAAGGCGACCCGGGCTACCAGCGGTTCTTCAGCTACATCTCGCTGTTCACCTTCTCGATGCTCACCCTGGTGATGAGCAACAACTTCCTGCAGTTGTTCTTCGGCTGGGAAGCGGTAGGCCTGGTGTCGTACCTGCTGATCGGCTTCTGGTTCAAGCGCCCGACCGCGATCTTCGCCAACATGAAGGCCTTCGTGGTCAACCGCATTGGTGACTTCGGCTTCCTGCTGGGCATCGCCGGCGTGCTGTGGGCGTTCGGCACCCTGGACTACGCCACCGTGTTCGCCAATGCCAGCGCGGTGCTGGGCAATGACATCACCGGCTACCCGGCCGTGCAGATCATTGCCGGCCAGGAGTGGAACGTCGCCACGATGATCTGCATCTGCCTGTTCATCGGCGCGATGGGCAAGTCCGCCCAGGTGCCGCTGCACGTGTGGCTGCCGGACTCGATGGAAGGCCCGACCCCGATCTCGGCGCTGATCCACGCCGCGACCATGGTGACCGCGGGCATCTTCATGGTCACCCGCATGTCGCCGCTGTTCGAGCTGTCGCAGACGGCGCTGGACTTCATCCTGTTCATCGGTGCCACCACCGCGTTCTTCACCGGCCTGATCGGTATCGTGCAGAGCGACATCAAGCGCGTGGTTGCGTACTCGACGCTGTCGCAGCTGGGCTACATGACCGTTGCGCTGGGCGTGTCGGCCTATTCGGCCGCCGTGTTCCACCTGATGACCCATGCCTTCTTCAAAGCGCTGCTGTTCCTGGGCGCCGGCTCGGTGATCATCGGCATGCACCACGAACAGAACATGCTGAAGATGGGTGGCCTGCGCAAGTACATGCCGCTGACCTTCATCGGTATGTGGATCGGCACCCTGGCCCTGGTCGGTACCCCGTTCTTCTCGGGCTTCTACTCCAAGGATACGATCATCGAGGCCGCCGAGCTGCACGCCCATGCGACCGACAGCTGGGTGGCCACCTACGGCTACTGGGCGGTGCTCGGCGGCGTGATCGTCACCAGCTTCTACTCGTTCCGCCTGCTGTTCCTGACCTTCTACGGTCCGGAGCGCTTCCGCGACAACCATCATGACGACCATGGCCACGATGCCCACCATGACGACCATGGTCACCATGGTGCACACGAGCCGCACGAGTCGCCGTGGGTGGTGACCCTGCCGCTGATGCTGCTGGCGATCCCGTCGATCTTCATCGGCTTCTTCACCATTGGCCCGATGCTGTTCGGTACCGACTGGACCGGCCACGGCCCCGCCGATGGCATCCCGGGGCAGGCGATGTCCTTCTTCACCGGCATCGTTGATTTCTACGACCCGGCGCGCAACACCATCGCCGAGCTGGGCAAGGAGGGCTGGCATGGCGCCGTCAAGTTCGCCCTGCACGGCATGACCGTCGCACCGTTCTTCCTGACCGTTGCCGGTTTCGTCCTGGCCTGGGTGTTCTACATCTGGAGGCCGGACCTGGCGGGCAGGTCGCGCCGGATGTTCGCGCCGCTGGTGTCGGTGCTGGAGAACAAGTACGGCTTCGACAAGCTGTGGATCAACGGCTTCGCCGGTGGTTCGGTGCAGATTGGCAAGGTGTCGCGCTGGATCGACAGCAACATCGTCGACGGCCTGTTCGTCAACGGTTCGGCCCGCGTGGTGGACCTGTCCGCCCGCCTGCTGCGCCGCACCCAATCCGGTTTCCTCTATCACTACGCCTTCGTGATGATCATTGGCCTGATCGCCCTGCTGGGCGTGCTGATGCACAACTGGCGTTGA
- the nuoI gene encoding NADH-quinone oxidoreductase subunit NuoI produces the protein MNKITHYFKSLLLLELIGGLWLTLKYTFKPKYTVLYPMEKFPQSPRFRGLHALRRYPNGEERCIACKLCEAVCPALAITIDSAKREDGTRRTTRYDIDLFKCIYCGFCEESCPVDSIVETHILEYHFENRGENIVTKPQLLAIGDRLEAEIAERRAADAAYR, from the coding sequence ATGAACAAGATCACCCATTACTTCAAGAGCCTGCTGCTGCTCGAACTGATCGGCGGCCTGTGGCTGACGCTGAAGTACACCTTCAAGCCGAAGTACACCGTGCTGTACCCGATGGAGAAGTTCCCGCAGTCGCCGCGTTTCCGTGGCCTGCACGCGCTGCGCCGTTACCCCAATGGGGAAGAGCGCTGCATCGCCTGCAAGCTGTGCGAGGCCGTATGCCCGGCGCTGGCCATCACCATCGACTCGGCCAAGCGCGAGGACGGCACCCGCCGCACCACGCGTTATGACATCGACCTGTTCAAGTGCATCTACTGCGGCTTCTGCGAGGAAAGCTGCCCGGTGGACTCGATCGTCGAGACCCACATCCTCGAATACCACTTCGAGAACCGTGGAGAGAACATCGTCACCAAGCCGCAGCTGCTGGCGATCGGCGACCGGCTCGAAGCCGAGATCGCGGAGCGCCGCGCCGCCGACGCCGCCTATCGCTGA
- the nuoG gene encoding NADH-quinone oxidoreductase subunit NuoG, whose translation MSAQPVNPNVPPDHVTVEIDGQSLVVPKGSMIIQAADKAGIPIPRFCYHEKLAIAANCRMCLVDVEKAPKPTPACATPVMDGMKVSTRSDKALKYQRSVMEFLLINHPLDCPICDQGGECELQDVSLGYGRSVSRFNERKRVVPDEDMGPLVATEMTRCIQCTRCVRFTAEVAGTYELGGMYRGENLQIGTYDGKPLTTELSGNVIDVCPVGALTNKVFQFRARPWELTARESLGYHDAMGSNLFVHVRRGEVLRVVPRDNELVNECWLSDRDRYSHQGLYAADRAVKPMRKVNGQWQEVSWAEGLAAATEILSANRGDDVGVLVHPSTSNEEGALLARLAAGLGSANIDHRINNRDFSDAATAEVFGLPLAEIEKAASIVVLGSNIRHELPLLHARLRKAHTRNGARIHAINPVDFDFAFKLEGKQIVAPSQFVAALGDATLREAVKASGSAVLIVGAIAENHPQAAAIRAAARDFAAATGARLCRVPQGANAVGLSRAGVLPAGKDVAAMFAQPRKAYVMYGIEPGLDFADTASALKALNAAKVVAFSHFACESTRAAADVILPIGLLPEIDATLTNLDGRDQHARAGGKLPGEAREGWRALRALGGEMKLAGFDFIDLTGLRASLAPVNVAVAASAQPQVSGEGLEVVATPAIYRTDAVVRRAAALQAHPLNTAARIVLNSDDAARLQLQEGQVAKVGSEAGKATLPVVVDARVASGSVWIETGHGATAPLGAGRVTVVAA comes from the coding sequence ATGAGCGCGCAACCGGTAAATCCCAACGTGCCGCCGGACCACGTGACCGTCGAGATCGACGGCCAGTCCCTGGTCGTGCCCAAGGGTTCGATGATCATCCAGGCCGCCGACAAGGCCGGCATCCCGATTCCGCGCTTCTGCTACCACGAGAAGCTGGCGATCGCGGCCAACTGCCGCATGTGCCTGGTCGACGTGGAGAAGGCGCCCAAGCCGACCCCGGCCTGCGCCACGCCGGTGATGGACGGCATGAAGGTGTCTACCCGCAGCGACAAGGCGCTGAAGTACCAGCGCTCGGTGATGGAATTCCTGCTGATCAACCACCCGCTGGACTGCCCGATCTGCGACCAGGGCGGCGAGTGCGAGCTGCAGGACGTTTCGCTGGGTTATGGCCGCTCGGTCAGCCGCTTCAACGAGCGCAAGCGCGTGGTGCCGGACGAGGACATGGGGCCGCTGGTCGCCACCGAGATGACCCGCTGCATCCAGTGTACGCGCTGCGTGCGCTTCACCGCCGAAGTGGCTGGCACCTATGAACTGGGTGGCATGTACCGCGGCGAGAACCTGCAGATCGGTACCTACGACGGCAAGCCGCTGACCACCGAGCTGTCGGGCAACGTCATCGACGTGTGCCCGGTCGGCGCGTTGACCAACAAGGTGTTCCAGTTCCGCGCCCGTCCGTGGGAACTGACCGCGCGAGAGTCGCTGGGCTACCACGACGCGATGGGTTCGAACCTGTTCGTGCACGTGCGCCGCGGCGAAGTGCTGCGCGTTGTCCCGCGCGACAACGAGCTGGTCAACGAGTGCTGGCTGTCCGACCGTGACCGCTATTCGCACCAGGGCCTGTACGCCGCCGACCGCGCCGTCAAGCCGATGCGCAAGGTCAATGGCCAGTGGCAGGAAGTGAGCTGGGCCGAAGGCCTGGCCGCCGCCACCGAGATCCTGTCGGCCAACCGTGGCGACGACGTCGGCGTGCTGGTGCATCCGTCCACCTCCAACGAGGAGGGCGCGCTGCTGGCCCGCCTGGCCGCCGGTCTGGGCTCGGCCAACATCGACCACCGCATCAACAACCGCGACTTCTCCGACGCCGCCACCGCCGAGGTCTTCGGCCTGCCGCTGGCCGAGATCGAGAAGGCCGCCAGCATCGTCGTGCTCGGCAGCAACATCCGCCACGAGTTGCCGCTGCTGCACGCCCGCCTGCGCAAGGCGCACACCCGCAACGGCGCGCGCATTCATGCGATTAACCCGGTCGACTTCGACTTCGCCTTCAAGCTGGAAGGCAAGCAGATCGTGGCCCCGTCGCAGTTCGTCGCGGCCCTGGGCGATGCCACGCTGCGCGAGGCGGTCAAGGCCAGCGGCAGCGCCGTGCTGATCGTCGGTGCTATTGCAGAGAACCACCCGCAGGCCGCCGCGATCCGCGCCGCCGCGCGTGATTTCGCTGCTGCCACCGGCGCCCGCCTGTGCCGCGTCCCGCAGGGAGCCAATGCCGTGGGCCTGTCCCGCGCCGGCGTGCTGCCGGCCGGCAAGGACGTGGCGGCGATGTTCGCCCAGCCGCGCAAGGCCTATGTCATGTACGGCATCGAGCCGGGCCTGGATTTTGCCGACACCGCCTCCGCGCTGAAGGCGCTGAACGCCGCCAAGGTCGTGGCCTTCAGCCACTTCGCCTGCGAATCGACCCGCGCCGCGGCCGACGTGATCCTGCCGATCGGCCTGCTGCCGGAGATCGATGCGACCCTGACCAACCTGGACGGCCGTGACCAGCACGCCCGTGCCGGTGGCAAGCTGCCGGGCGAGGCCCGCGAGGGCTGGCGTGCGCTGCGTGCACTGGGTGGCGAGATGAAGCTGGCCGGTTTTGATTTCATCGACCTGACCGGCCTGCGCGCCAGCCTGGCGCCGGTGAATGTCGCTGTTGCCGCCTCGGCGCAGCCGCAGGTTTCCGGCGAAGGCCTGGAAGTGGTCGCAACCCCGGCCATCTACCGTACCGATGCGGTGGTCCGTCGCGCGGCCGCGCTGCAGGCCCATCCGCTCAACACCGCCGCGCGCATCGTGCTCAACAGCGACGATGCCGCCCGCCTGCAGTTGCAGGAAGGGCAGGTGGCCAAGGTGGGCAGCGAGGCCGGCAAGGCCACGCTCCCGGTGGTGGTCGACGCCCGCGTCGCCTCGGGTTCGGTCTGGATTGAAACGGGCCACGGTGCGACCGCACCGCTGGGCGCCGGTCGTGTAACGGTGGTGGCTGCATGA
- a CDS encoding NADH-quinone oxidoreductase subunit M has protein sequence MSNWPLLSVLIWLPIIGGALILAVRNAETARWASLAVALVTFLLSLSLLTGFDSNSDALQFVEQRPWIPAFDVGYNLGVDGIAIALVLLTTLIGVLALIGAWGVVNKRVHQYVAAFLILEGVTVGIFAATDAMLFYVFFEAMLIPMFLIIGVWGGPRRIYAAMKFFLYTFLGSVLMLVALIYLYLKGGSFQLADLYALPLSATEQTWIFFAFLIAFAVKVPMFPVHTWLPDAHVEAPTAGSVILAAIALKIGGYGFLRFNLPIVPDASQEWAWLVIAASLIAVIYVGLVALVQDDMKKLIAYSSIAHMGFVTLGTFIALWLVRDAGNPDAARLGLQGAMVQMISHGFVSGAMFSCVGVLYDRMHSRRIADYGGVVNVMPWFATFAMLFFMANAGLPGTSGFVGEFMVVLASFQWHPLAAFGAATTLIIGAGYTLWLYKRVFFGEVANAHVAELKDINGREWLVLGVFAMGVLALGIYPKPLTDLMEPSIAKLAMQIASSKLL, from the coding sequence GTGTCGAACTGGCCCCTACTCAGTGTCCTCATCTGGCTGCCGATCATCGGCGGTGCCCTGATCCTTGCCGTGCGCAACGCCGAGACCGCCCGCTGGGCGTCGCTGGCCGTCGCCCTGGTGACCTTCCTGCTCAGCCTGTCGCTGCTGACCGGCTTTGACAGCAACAGCGACGCGTTGCAGTTCGTCGAGCAGCGGCCGTGGATCCCGGCCTTCGATGTCGGCTACAACCTCGGCGTGGATGGCATCGCCATCGCGCTGGTGCTGCTGACCACCCTGATCGGCGTGCTCGCGCTGATCGGCGCCTGGGGCGTGGTCAACAAGCGCGTGCACCAGTACGTGGCCGCGTTCCTGATCCTCGAGGGCGTGACCGTGGGCATCTTCGCGGCGACCGACGCGATGCTGTTCTACGTGTTCTTCGAGGCGATGCTGATCCCGATGTTCCTGATCATCGGCGTCTGGGGCGGCCCGCGTCGCATCTACGCGGCGATGAAGTTCTTCCTGTACACCTTCCTCGGCTCGGTGCTGATGCTGGTGGCGCTGATCTACCTGTACCTGAAGGGCGGCAGCTTCCAGCTGGCCGACCTGTACGCGCTGCCGCTGTCGGCGACCGAGCAGACCTGGATCTTCTTCGCGTTCCTGATCGCCTTTGCGGTCAAGGTGCCGATGTTCCCGGTCCACACCTGGCTGCCTGACGCGCACGTGGAAGCGCCGACTGCCGGTTCGGTGATCCTGGCCGCCATCGCGCTGAAGATCGGTGGCTACGGCTTCCTGCGCTTCAACCTGCCGATCGTGCCGGACGCCTCCCAGGAATGGGCGTGGCTGGTGATCGCTGCCTCGCTGATCGCCGTGATCTACGTCGGCCTGGTCGCGCTGGTGCAGGACGACATGAAGAAGCTGATCGCCTATTCGTCGATCGCGCACATGGGTTTCGTCACCCTGGGCACCTTCATCGCGCTGTGGCTGGTGCGTGATGCCGGCAACCCGGACGCCGCCCGCCTGGGCCTGCAGGGCGCCATGGTGCAGATGATTTCGCACGGCTTCGTTTCCGGCGCGATGTTCTCCTGCGTGGGCGTGCTGTACGACCGGATGCACAGCCGCCGCATCGCCGATTACGGCGGCGTGGTCAACGTGATGCCGTGGTTCGCCACCTTCGCCATGCTGTTCTTCATGGCCAACGCCGGCCTGCCGGGCACCAGCGGTTTCGTCGGTGAGTTCATGGTCGTGCTGGCCAGCTTCCAGTGGCATCCGCTGGCGGCCTTCGGTGCGGCGACCACGCTGATCATCGGCGCTGGTTACACGCTGTGGCTGTACAAGCGCGTGTTCTTCGGCGAAGTGGCCAATGCCCATGTCGCCGAGCTTAAGGACATCAACGGCCGCGAGTGGCTGGTGCTGGGCGTGTTCGCCATGGGCGTGCTGGCGCTGGGTATCTATCCCAAGCCGTTGACCGACCTGATGGAGCCGTCCATCGCGAAGCTGGCGATGCAGATCGCATCCAGCAAGCTGCTGTGA
- the nuoH gene encoding NADH-quinone oxidoreductase subunit NuoH — translation MNEMLLNAVSPLQQWLLGLGDIGVVLWIVLKVLVIAMPIIIAVAFYVVWERKLIGWMHVRHGPMYVGMGIFQAFADVFKLLFKEIIRPSSAHKAIYVLSPLIVLAPAFAAWSVVPFDSQLVLSNANAGLLYLLAMTSLGVYGIILAGWASNSKYAFLGAMRSAAQVVSYEIAMGFALVGVMIAAGSLNLTDIVLAQGGDDGFFDWFLLPLLPLFVVYWVSGVAETNRAPFDVVEGESEIVAGHMVEYSGGAFALFFLAEYASMILVSFLISIFFLGGWLSPIQGWVTADISPWINWIWTGGWPWLLLKVFFFASAYIWFRASFPRFRYDQIMRLGWKVFIPLTIFWIAVTALMVFYGVIQKGV, via the coding sequence ATGAACGAGATGCTGTTGAACGCGGTCAGCCCGCTGCAGCAGTGGCTGCTCGGCCTGGGTGATATCGGCGTGGTGCTGTGGATCGTGCTGAAGGTCCTCGTCATCGCGATGCCGATCATCATCGCTGTGGCCTTCTACGTGGTGTGGGAGCGCAAGCTCATCGGCTGGATGCACGTCCGCCACGGGCCGATGTACGTCGGCATGGGCATCTTCCAGGCCTTCGCGGACGTGTTCAAACTCCTGTTCAAGGAGATCATCCGTCCGAGCAGTGCGCACAAGGCGATCTACGTGCTGTCGCCGCTGATCGTGCTGGCCCCGGCGTTCGCCGCCTGGTCGGTGGTGCCGTTCGACTCGCAGCTGGTGCTGTCCAATGCCAACGCCGGCCTGTTGTACCTGCTGGCGATGACCTCGCTGGGCGTGTACGGCATCATCCTGGCGGGCTGGGCCTCGAACTCGAAGTACGCATTCCTGGGCGCGATGCGCTCGGCCGCGCAGGTGGTCAGCTACGAAATCGCCATGGGCTTTGCCCTGGTCGGCGTGATGATCGCCGCCGGCAGCCTGAACCTGACCGACATCGTGCTCGCCCAGGGCGGTGACGACGGCTTCTTCGACTGGTTCCTGCTGCCGCTGCTGCCGCTGTTCGTCGTGTACTGGGTGTCGGGCGTTGCCGAAACCAACCGTGCGCCGTTCGACGTGGTGGAAGGCGAATCGGAAATCGTGGCCGGCCACATGGTGGAGTACTCCGGCGGCGCGTTCGCGCTGTTCTTCCTGGCCGAATACGCCAGCATGATCCTGGTCAGCTTCCTGATCTCGATCTTCTTCCTGGGTGGCTGGCTGAGCCCGATCCAAGGCTGGGTCACCGCGGACATCTCGCCGTGGATCAACTGGATCTGGACCGGCGGCTGGCCGTGGCTGCTGCTGAAGGTCTTCTTCTTCGCCAGTGCCTACATCTGGTTCCGTGCCAGCTTCCCGCGCTTCCGTTATGACCAGATCATGCGCCTGGGCTGGAAGGTCTTCATTCCGCTCACCATCTTCTGGATCGCGGTGACGGCGTTGATGGTGTTCTACGGCGTGATCCAGAAGGGCGTGTAA
- the rimP gene encoding ribosome maturation factor RimP, whose translation MSDKATEIANLLGPTVQALGLELLGAEYLPAPGGATLRLYIDVPLDEQPERVVNIDDCERVSREVSAQLDVEDPISGNYTLEVSSPGVDRPLFTLEQFERHLGESVKVGLKLPQDGRRRLQGRIDAVDAEQGTITFDVDGKPLVAAFDNIDKARIIPDWAALGLAPQKPTGPAPKRDGKAGKKPTNDPAAKKPRAE comes from the coding sequence GTGAGCGACAAGGCTACTGAAATCGCGAATCTGCTGGGCCCCACCGTGCAGGCACTGGGGCTCGAGCTGTTGGGCGCGGAATACCTTCCGGCCCCGGGCGGCGCCACGCTGCGCCTCTACATCGACGTGCCGCTGGACGAACAGCCCGAGCGCGTGGTCAACATCGACGACTGCGAACGCGTCAGTCGCGAAGTGTCCGCGCAGCTGGACGTCGAGGACCCGATCAGCGGCAACTACACGCTGGAAGTGTCCTCGCCCGGCGTGGACCGTCCGCTGTTCACCCTGGAGCAGTTCGAGCGTCACCTCGGCGAGTCCGTCAAGGTCGGCCTGAAGCTGCCGCAGGATGGCCGTCGCCGCCTGCAGGGCCGTATCGACGCGGTCGATGCGGAGCAGGGCACCATTACCTTCGATGTCGACGGCAAGCCGTTGGTGGCCGCCTTCGACAACATCGACAAGGCACGCATCATTCCGGACTGGGCAGCGCTCGGTCTGGCACCCCAGAAGCCCACCGGGCCGGCCCCCAAGCGGGACGGCAAGGCTGGCAAGAAACCAACCAACGATCCGGCGGCAAAGAAGCCGCGCGCGGAGTGA
- the nuoK gene encoding NADH-quinone oxidoreductase subunit NuoK, with product MITLGHMLALGAVLFCISVAGIFLNRKNVIVLLMSIELMLLSVNINFVAFSRELGDTAGQLFVFFIMTVAAAEAAIGLAILVTLFRTRRTINVGEVDSLKG from the coding sequence ATGATTACTCTGGGCCACATGCTGGCACTGGGCGCGGTGCTGTTCTGCATCAGCGTTGCCGGCATCTTCCTCAACCGCAAGAACGTCATCGTGCTGCTGATGTCGATCGAGCTGATGCTGCTTTCGGTGAACATCAACTTCGTCGCCTTCTCGCGCGAGCTGGGCGACACCGCCGGTCAGCTGTTCGTTTTCTTCATCATGACCGTGGCCGCGGCCGAAGCCGCCATCGGCCTGGCGATCCTGGTGACCCTGTTCCGTACCCGCCGCACGATCAATGTCGGCGAAGTCGATTCGTTGAAGGGCTGA